A single genomic interval of Buchnera aphidicola str. Bp (Baizongia pistaciae) harbors:
- a CDS encoding mannitol-1-phosphate 5-dehydrogenase: protein MNALHFGAGNIGRGFIGPLLLKSGFNLTFVDNNQAIVDAINRHQKYDITVVGNNFSYITTVKKVKAIYINDPNIYFKIAKINVITISVGVHAINSLVVFFEKLIRYKIETNDFVFLTIIACENVFRCASKLKENIKILLPGIYHKYLDKNISFVDSVVDKIVCPNDKNNSDDINLSVKVEKFSEWIVDCTQFKHDRPNIIGMIYSNHLDAFFERKLFTLNTGHAIAAYLGLLIGYKNIYQAILDPLIFNIVYGAMKESGMVLIRKYNFFTDSEHKNYILKILSRFKNIYLTDSLKRVGRNPLQKLKKDDRLISPLIDTIKYNLPNANLMKGIAAALCYIDEKDIEAKKLRNMIINKGIKYVLSKISSLDSSLLIISEISIYFNIFMKVNI from the coding sequence ATGAATGCTCTACATTTTGGTGCAGGAAATATAGGACGTGGTTTCATTGGTCCACTATTACTGAAATCTGGATTTAATTTAACATTTGTAGATAATAATCAAGCTATTGTTGATGCTATTAATCGACATCAGAAATATGATATAACGGTAGTAGGAAATAATTTTAGTTACATAACGACAGTAAAAAAAGTTAAAGCTATTTATATAAATGATCCGAATATTTATTTTAAAATAGCAAAAATAAATGTAATTACAATATCGGTAGGTGTTCATGCTATTAATTCATTAGTAGTATTTTTTGAAAAATTAATTCGATATAAAATAGAAACTAATGATTTTGTTTTTCTTACTATTATTGCATGTGAGAATGTTTTTCGTTGTGCATCTAAACTAAAAGAAAATATTAAAATTTTATTACCAGGCATTTATCATAAGTATTTAGATAAAAATATTAGTTTTGTAGATTCAGTAGTAGATAAAATTGTGTGTCCAAATGATAAAAACAATAGTGATGATATTAATTTGTCAGTTAAAGTAGAAAAATTTAGTGAGTGGATAGTTGATTGCACACAATTTAAACATGATCGTCCTAATATAATTGGAATGATATATAGTAATCATTTAGATGCGTTTTTTGAAAGAAAGTTATTTACTTTAAATACTGGTCACGCAATTGCTGCATATTTGGGTTTGTTAATAGGGTATAAAAATATATATCAGGCAATTTTAGATCCGTTGATATTTAATATTGTTTATGGAGCTATGAAAGAAAGTGGGATGGTATTAATAAGAAAATATAATTTTTTTACTGATTCCGAACATAAAAATTATATTTTGAAAATTTTATCTAGATTTAAAAACATTTATTTAACTGATAGTTTGAAAAGAGTAGGACGAAATCCTTTGCAAAAATTGAAAAAAGATGACAGATTGATTAGTCCTTTGATAGATACAATTAAATATAATTTACCTAATGCAAATTTAATGAAAGGAATTGCTGCAGCATTGTGTTATATCGATGAAAAAGATATTGAAGCAAAAAAACTTCGAAATATGATTATTAATAAAGGAATTAAATATGTTTTGTCGAAAATTAGTAGTTTAGATTCTTCATTGTTAATAATATCTGAAATTAGTATTTATTTTAATATTTTTATGAAAGTAAATATTTAA
- a CDS encoding PTS mannitol transporter subunit IICBA, whose protein sequence is MSVPMTVKVQNLGRFLSAMIMPNISVFIAWGIISGLFIKSGWCPNQTLEKVLSPISVYLFPILIANTGGYLINGKRGAIVGSIAVVGAIISTAIPMLLGAMIIGPIGGWITYYFDKISKYKVKSGFEMLVNNFSVGILGVLLLFISFLCIGPMIEKLSCFLGYVVNLMINNHLLPFIAILIEPAKIFFLNNVINHGVLFPLGIQEVVKFNKSIFFLIESNPGPGIGVLMAWFFFGCDNIKKSLKEAIVIQLFGGIHEIYFPYVLKNPRLILALILGSITGIFILIVLRGGLISAASPGSIISILAMTPKGLYVINLLAIIISFLVSFLVSCMLLKISNRNHYVKGSNTKIEKDNFLINSSFQKNRTCIKSSLDSHKCIRNIIFACDAGMGSSAVAAGILRNKIHDLNIFNITVSNAAIDSIPNFGVDLIITHYSLTDRARKRNSNAKHLSLNSFLDNAFYNELSKYLVENNLDNNSSILDFSVRNQNNFSSKKNVFSLTKENIFLGQIASSKEEVIRFIGRQLVNQGYVKEEYIEAMLEREKMMSTWLGESIALPHGTIQSKDFILNTGIIFCQFPNGILFGDDPEDIAHLVIGVAARNNEHIPVVSNITNILDNNDVIKSLSITKNIDDVLYLFSRKNI, encoded by the coding sequence ATGTCTGTGCCTATGACGGTTAAAGTGCAGAATCTTGGTCGTTTTTTAAGTGCTATGATAATGCCAAATATTAGTGTTTTTATTGCATGGGGAATTATTAGTGGGTTATTTATAAAATCTGGATGGTGTCCTAATCAAACTTTAGAAAAAGTTTTATCTCCTATAAGTGTGTACCTTTTTCCTATTTTAATCGCGAACACCGGAGGTTATTTAATTAATGGTAAAAGGGGAGCTATAGTAGGTAGTATAGCAGTAGTTGGAGCTATTATTAGTACTGCTATTCCTATGTTATTAGGAGCTATGATTATTGGTCCTATAGGAGGTTGGATTACTTATTATTTTGATAAAATTAGTAAGTATAAAGTTAAAAGTGGTTTTGAAATGTTAGTTAACAATTTCTCAGTTGGCATACTTGGTGTTTTGTTGTTGTTCATATCGTTTTTGTGTATAGGTCCAATGATTGAAAAGTTATCTTGTTTTTTAGGGTATGTTGTTAATTTAATGATTAATAATCATTTATTACCGTTTATAGCAATACTGATTGAACCAGCTAAAATATTTTTTTTAAATAATGTTATAAATCATGGTGTATTATTTCCGTTAGGAATACAGGAAGTAGTTAAATTTAATAAATCTATTTTTTTTCTTATTGAGTCAAATCCTGGACCTGGTATTGGTGTTTTGATGGCCTGGTTTTTTTTTGGTTGTGATAATATTAAAAAATCTCTAAAGGAAGCCATAGTCATTCAATTATTTGGAGGTATTCATGAAATATATTTCCCTTATGTTTTAAAAAATCCAAGATTAATACTTGCATTGATTTTAGGCAGCATAACAGGGATTTTTATATTGATAGTATTACGTGGAGGTCTTATTTCAGCAGCGTCTCCTGGATCAATAATTTCTATATTGGCTATGACGCCTAAAGGTTTGTATGTAATTAATTTATTAGCAATAATTATTTCTTTTTTGGTTTCTTTTTTAGTATCTTGCATGTTATTAAAGATTAGTAATCGAAATCACTATGTAAAAGGTTCTAATACAAAAATTGAAAAAGATAATTTTCTAATTAATTCTAGTTTTCAGAAAAATCGAACATGTATTAAAAGTTCTTTAGATAGTCATAAATGCATACGAAATATTATTTTTGCATGTGATGCAGGAATGGGTTCTAGCGCTGTTGCTGCTGGAATTTTAAGAAACAAAATACATGATTTAAATATTTTTAATATAACAGTATCGAATGCTGCTATTGATAGCATACCAAATTTTGGTGTAGATTTAATTATTACGCATTATAGTCTTACTGATAGAGCTCGAAAAAGAAATTCTAATGCTAAACATTTGTCTTTAAATAGTTTTTTAGATAATGCATTTTATAATGAATTATCTAAATATTTAGTTGAAAATAATTTAGATAATAATAGCAGTATTTTAGATTTTTCGGTACGGAATCAAAATAATTTTAGTTCAAAAAAAAATGTTTTTAGTCTTACTAAAGAAAATATTTTTTTAGGCCAAATAGCTTCTTCTAAGGAAGAGGTAATTCGTTTTATCGGACGCCAATTAGTAAATCAAGGATATGTTAAAGAAGAATATATTGAAGCTATGTTAGAACGTGAAAAAATGATGTCTACATGGTTGGGAGAATCTATTGCGTTACCCCATGGTACTATACAATCTAAAGATTTTATCTTAAATACTGGTATAATATTTTGTCAATTTCCTAATGGGATATTATTTGGAGATGATCCTGAAGACATTGCACATTTGGTTATTGGTGTTGCAGCACGTAATAATGAGCATATTCCTGTTGTTAGTAATATTACGAATATACTGGATAATAATGACGTTATTAAAAGTTTATCTATTACAAAAAATATTGATGATGTATTATATCTTTTTTCAAGAAAAAACATTTAA
- the pgi gene encoding glucose-6-phosphate isomerase, whose protein sequence is MKKINPNNTESWKMLQNHFYEIKSFHIKELFKKDKNRFKKFSLKFDNRILVDYSKNRITSFTIKLLLKLANEMDLNNSIKSMFSGKIINETENRAVLHTALRNRSNSSIIHNGCNIMFDINKVLEKMKHFSNLVINRKWLGYTGKYITDIVNIGIGGSDLGPKMVIKALNSYRNHLNIHFVSNVDGANIFNVLKKLNPESTLFIIVSKTFTTQETIVNANTAKKWMLNAVNKNEFLDQHFIAVTTNAQEAMNFGIRYKNIFLFWDWVGGRFSLWSSVGLSIVLAVGFKNFEQLLDGAYMMDQHYLHTKFDNNIPVLLALIGVWYNNFFKSETEAIFFYDWNMNYFSSFLQQMNMESNGKNICRSGEFVNWQTGPIIWGEPGTNGQHAFYQLLHQGTKLIPSDFIISIIPKHPFKDHHKYLLSHFFAQTQALAFGKFNQKCNVHINDKKTFDERLSSISFHKVCKGNQPSNSIVLDQLNPYNLGILIALYEHKVFTQGVIFNIFSFDQWGVELGKLLAKEIFLNMNTTGSKNYEYDSSTNGLINFYKIHSNNT, encoded by the coding sequence ATGAAAAAAATTAATCCTAATAATACAGAATCTTGGAAAATGTTACAAAATCATTTTTATGAAATAAAAAGTTTTCATATAAAAGAATTATTTAAAAAAGATAAAAATAGATTTAAAAAATTTTCACTAAAATTTGATAATAGAATTTTAGTGGATTATTCAAAAAACAGAATTACTAGTTTTACCATTAAATTATTGCTAAAATTAGCTAATGAAATGGATTTAAATAATTCCATTAAATCTATGTTTAGCGGAAAAATAATTAATGAAACAGAAAATCGTGCTGTTTTGCATACAGCGTTAAGAAATCGTAGTAATAGTTCAATCATTCATAATGGTTGCAATATTATGTTCGATATAAATAAAGTATTAGAAAAAATGAAACATTTTTCTAATTTAGTTATTAATCGAAAATGGTTAGGATATACTGGAAAATATATTACAGATATAGTTAATATTGGTATTGGTGGATCAGATTTAGGTCCTAAAATGGTAATAAAAGCACTAAATTCTTATAGAAATCATCTTAATATTCATTTTGTTTCTAACGTTGATGGGGCGAATATTTTTAATGTATTAAAAAAACTTAACCCAGAATCCACTTTATTTATAATTGTATCTAAAACATTTACTACACAGGAAACAATTGTAAATGCAAATACTGCAAAAAAATGGATGTTAAATGCTGTTAATAAAAATGAATTTTTAGATCAGCATTTTATTGCTGTTACTACAAATGCTCAAGAGGCTATGAACTTTGGTATTAGATATAAAAATATTTTTTTGTTTTGGGATTGGGTTGGAGGTAGATTTTCATTGTGGTCTTCTGTGGGATTATCTATTGTTTTAGCTGTTGGTTTCAAAAATTTTGAACAACTGTTAGATGGTGCATATATGATGGATCAGCATTATTTACATACTAAATTTGATAATAATATCCCAGTATTACTAGCATTAATTGGTGTTTGGTATAATAATTTTTTTAAGTCAGAAACAGAAGCAATATTTTTCTATGATTGGAATATGAATTATTTTTCTTCTTTTTTACAACAAATGAATATGGAATCTAACGGAAAAAATATTTGTAGAAGCGGAGAATTTGTAAATTGGCAAACTGGTCCAATTATTTGGGGAGAACCAGGTACTAACGGTCAGCATGCTTTTTATCAATTGTTGCATCAAGGTACTAAATTAATACCTTCTGACTTTATTATTTCAATTATTCCTAAACATCCTTTTAAAGATCATCATAAGTATTTATTATCTCATTTTTTTGCACAAACGCAAGCTTTGGCGTTTGGAAAATTTAATCAAAAATGTAATGTTCATATTAATGATAAAAAAACTTTTGATGAAAGATTATCATCTATTTCATTTCATAAAGTATGCAAAGGTAATCAACCTAGTAATTCAATTGTGTTAGATCAATTAAATCCTTATAATTTAGGTATATTGATTGCTTTATATGAACATAAAGTATTTACGCAAGGAGTTATATTTAATATTTTTTCTTTTGATCAATGGGGTGTTGAGCTAGGAAAATTATTAGCTAAAGAAATATTTTTAAATATGAACACAACAGGTAGCAAAAATTATGAATATGATTCGTCTACAAATGGATTAATTAATTTTTATAAAATTCATAGTAATAATACATGA